A region of the Peptococcaceae bacterium genome:
ATAACCCCGGCCACGTTCGGTCCCATGGCATGCATCAACAGGAAATTCCTTGGGTTGTCCTTCTGGCCCACCACCTGGGAAACGCGGGCCGCCATGGGAACAGCCGAAACGCCGGCTGAACCGATGAGCGGGTTGACCTTGCCCCCCGAAAGGAAATACATCAAGTCGCCCAGGATTACGCCGCCGGCTGTGCCCATGCAGAAGGCCGCCAGCCCAAGGCAGATGATGGAGATGGTCTGGAAGTTCAGGAAGTTTTCGGCGCTGGCCGTGGCGCCGACCGTGGTGGCCAGGAAGATGGTGACGATGTTGATCAGCGCGTTCTGGGCCGTGTCGTTCAGACGCTGGACCACGCCCGCTTCCCGGAAGAGGTTGCCCAGCATGAGCATCCCGATCAGGGGCGCGGCGTCCGGCAGCAGAAGGGTAACGACAATCGTCACGGCGATCGGGAAGACTATTTTTTCCAGCCTGGACACGGGACGCAGCTGCTCCATGACGACCATGCGCATTTTTTTGGTTGTCAGCAGGCGCATGATCGGCGGCTGGATGATGGGGACAAGGGCCATGTATGAATAGGCTGCGATGGCTATCGCGCCCAGCAGGTGCGGCGCCAGCTTGGAGGTCAGGTAGATGGCGGTCGGCCCGTCGGCGCCGCCGATGATCCCGATGGAAGCGGCCTCTTTAGGCGTAAACCCCAAAAAGAGGGCGCCGAGGAAGGTGGTGAATATGCCCAGCTGCGCGGCCGCCCCCAAAAGCAGGGTTTTCGGGTTGGCGATAAGCGGGCCGAAGTCAGTCATGGCCCCCACGCCCATGAAGATCAGCGGCGGGTATATTCCCAATTTGACCCCCTGGTACAGGTAGTAAAGCAGCCCGCCGGGATGCACCTTGCCGTCGGCCCCGATCGTCTGCGGGGCCATCAGGCCGGTGTTGGGCAGGTTGGCCAGGAGCATCCCAAAGGCGATGGGCAAAAGCAGCAGCGGTTCAAATTGTTTGACGATGGCCAAGTACAGGAGTATGAAGGAAATGAGCATCATCAGAAGCTGCTGCCAGGTGAGCGACAGGAAACCCGTGTTCATGATCAGGTCATGCATGGCTTTTGAGAAATCTATATGCATAGC
Encoded here:
- a CDS encoding sodium ion-translocating decarboxylase subunit beta, whose protein sequence is MHIDFSKAMHDLIMNTGFLSLTWQQLLMMLISFILLYLAIVKQFEPLLLLPIAFGMLLANLPNTGLMAPQTIGADGKVHPGGLLYYLYQGVKLGIYPPLIFMGVGAMTDFGPLIANPKTLLLGAAAQLGIFTTFLGALFLGFTPKEAASIGIIGGADGPTAIYLTSKLAPHLLGAIAIAAYSYMALVPIIQPPIMRLLTTKKMRMVVMEQLRPVSRLEKIVFPIAVTIVVTLLLPDAAPLIGMLMLGNLFREAGVVQRLNDTAQNALINIVTIFLATTVGATASAENFLNFQTISIICLGLAAFCMGTAGGVILGDLMYFLSGGKVNPLIGSAGVSAVPMAARVSQVVGQKDNPRNFLLMHAMGPNVAGVIGSAVAAGVLLSLFK